A single region of the Myxococcus virescens genome encodes:
- a CDS encoding DUF4388 domain-containing protein yields the protein MAPVRKILIADPDLESVRSLSRALRTKGYQVHYAPDGSRALEVAVLRHPDLTLFDEACRLLDARTFIQILRTNPRTEDIPVVLTTASFESDRLRGLRDGYLRKPFNLDEVLSRIEHIFRRSEAAKDLKSEQQEIEGSLSQLSIPDLMQLLGMNRRSGRLTLERGNDRGEISVVEGRPVNAKLGRVEGEKALFRLLAWVDGTFTFSPGGNTARPRINRGMDDALLEGMRQSDEVNRLMPGLPPRHTRLMLAPDADLQGDQHPVTQQVVDLLRQPRALGEVLDLAPATDLEVLNVLTTLMQRGVARAADGDGVEAASGELLGAAEVHALRGRILRTRAPAKVATAKIFVCGSGASAARRVLSRMPGMEALSAEPTAVKSGFGTLGRLVLSEVLRLDFCVLPPAEAARPLWRPFTAGAMGALLMDVAEPSVRLAHYLAWEVRMPVVVVGAEVPAALQGAPAGALGAADDLADALRSLLVQALNPAPTLPGVPQVQRAAASIV from the coding sequence GTGGCCCCGGTCCGGAAAATCCTCATCGCCGACCCTGACCTCGAGTCCGTGCGCTCGCTGTCGCGGGCCCTGCGCACCAAGGGCTATCAGGTGCACTACGCGCCGGATGGCTCGCGGGCCCTGGAGGTGGCCGTGCTGCGCCACCCGGACCTCACGCTGTTCGACGAGGCCTGCCGGCTGCTGGACGCGCGCACCTTCATCCAGATTCTGCGCACCAACCCGCGCACCGAGGACATCCCGGTGGTGCTCACCACCGCGAGCTTCGAGTCGGACCGGCTGCGCGGCCTGCGGGACGGCTACCTGCGCAAGCCCTTCAACCTGGACGAGGTGCTCAGCCGCATCGAGCACATCTTCCGGCGCAGCGAGGCGGCCAAGGACCTCAAGAGCGAGCAGCAGGAAATCGAAGGCTCGCTCAGTCAGCTCAGCATCCCGGACCTGATGCAGTTGTTGGGCATGAACCGGCGCAGCGGCCGGTTGACGCTGGAGCGCGGCAACGACCGGGGCGAGATTTCCGTCGTCGAAGGCCGCCCGGTGAACGCGAAGCTGGGGCGCGTGGAAGGGGAGAAGGCCCTGTTCCGCCTGCTGGCGTGGGTGGACGGGACGTTCACCTTCTCACCCGGAGGCAACACGGCACGGCCGCGCATCAACCGCGGCATGGATGACGCGCTGCTGGAGGGCATGCGCCAGTCGGACGAGGTGAACCGGCTGATGCCCGGCCTGCCGCCGCGCCACACGCGGCTGATGCTGGCGCCGGACGCGGACCTGCAAGGAGACCAGCATCCGGTGACGCAGCAGGTGGTGGACCTGCTTCGCCAGCCACGCGCCCTGGGCGAGGTGTTGGACCTGGCGCCGGCCACCGACCTGGAGGTGCTCAACGTCCTCACCACGCTCATGCAGCGGGGCGTGGCGAGGGCCGCGGACGGGGATGGCGTGGAAGCGGCATCCGGCGAGCTGCTGGGCGCGGCGGAGGTGCACGCGCTGCGCGGCCGGATTCTCCGCACGCGAGCGCCCGCGAAGGTGGCCACCGCGAAGATCTTCGTGTGCGGCAGTGGCGCGAGCGCCGCCCGGCGGGTCCTCTCGCGCATGCCCGGCATGGAGGCGCTGTCCGCCGAGCCCACCGCGGTGAAGAGCGGCTTCGGCACGCTGGGGCGCCTGGTGCTCAGCGAGGTGCTGCGCCTGGACTTCTGCGTGCTGCCCCCCGCGGAGGCGGCGCGGCCGCTGTGGCGTCCCTTCACGGCGGGCGCCATGGGCGCGCTGCTGATGGACGTGGCCGAGCCCTCCGTGCGGCTCGCGCACTATCTGGCCTGGGAGGTCCGAATGCCGGTGGTGGTGGTGGGCGCGGAGGTCCCCGCGGCGTTGCAGGGGGCTCCCGCGGGAGCCCTGGGCGCGGCGGATGACCTGGCGGACGCGCTGCGCTCGCTGCTGGTCCAGGCGCTCAACCCGGCGCCCACGCTGCCCGGCGTGCCCCAGGTGCAGCGGGCCGCCGCGTCCATCGTGTAG
- a CDS encoding SHOCT domain-containing protein: MDALLPATPTEFFVFLLVGGILAYAAWVVRRFARDAAVEQQVLKHGEDAEATVLELRDTALRVNRRPVFELLLEVRQRGRASYQARVRKRLGPHQSVESLGVGMRLNVKVDRDEPSKVAIVGAVMTAPVGAFVLPGMPSAGDPVKAMQDLQSLMDKGLITPEEFEAKKAQILARI, from the coding sequence ATGGACGCATTGCTCCCCGCCACGCCCACCGAGTTCTTCGTCTTCCTCCTCGTCGGCGGCATCCTCGCGTACGCCGCCTGGGTCGTCAGGCGCTTCGCCCGCGACGCGGCGGTGGAACAGCAGGTGCTCAAGCACGGCGAGGACGCCGAGGCCACGGTGCTTGAGTTGCGCGACACGGCCTTGCGCGTCAACCGCCGCCCCGTCTTCGAGCTGCTCCTGGAGGTCCGTCAGAGGGGACGCGCGTCGTATCAGGCGCGAGTGAGGAAGCGGCTGGGTCCACACCAGAGCGTCGAGTCGCTCGGCGTGGGGATGCGCCTGAACGTCAAGGTCGACCGGGACGAACCGAGCAAGGTCGCCATCGTCGGCGCGGTCATGACGGCGCCTGTCGGGGCCTTCGTGCTACCGGGAATGCCGTCCGCGGGGGACCCGGTGAAGGCCATGCAGGACCTTCAGTCGCTGATGGACAAGGGACTCATCACCCCGGAAGAGTTCGAGGCGAAGAAGGCGCAGATTCTCGCGCGTATCTGA
- the dapF gene encoding diaminopimelate epimerase has product MEARERIFKYQGLGNDFVVLDRRGSGEDIDAATSRWMCDRRLGIGGDGVLALLPSERGVARMVVHNADGSIAEMCGNGLRCAVKFLVDDSGRTPGHLDVETGAGVLTCYPSYGEGGVVAVDISMGPARLVASNLPSGATGQPFLDALVPGHPPLRAYAVSMGNPHMVLLDQPLEDASRLGPLLEHHPSFPDRTNVEFVRVDSDGLTVVVWERGCGLTQACGTGACASAVAAVLAKRLPADAWLRVTLPGGDLRIRVPADLSDIRLRGPVAFVFEGVVAIPSGR; this is encoded by the coding sequence GTGGAAGCTCGCGAGCGCATCTTCAAGTATCAGGGCCTGGGCAATGACTTCGTCGTGCTGGACCGGCGCGGCTCCGGCGAGGACATCGACGCCGCTACGTCGCGGTGGATGTGCGACCGGCGCCTGGGCATCGGCGGGGACGGGGTGCTGGCGCTGCTTCCCTCCGAGCGTGGCGTCGCCCGCATGGTCGTGCACAACGCCGACGGCAGCATCGCGGAGATGTGTGGCAACGGCCTGCGCTGCGCGGTGAAGTTCCTGGTGGATGACTCGGGCCGGACGCCAGGCCACCTCGACGTGGAGACCGGGGCGGGCGTGCTCACCTGCTACCCCTCGTATGGCGAGGGAGGTGTGGTCGCTGTGGACATTTCCATGGGGCCCGCCCGGCTGGTCGCCTCCAACCTGCCTTCGGGCGCCACGGGGCAGCCCTTTCTGGATGCCTTGGTGCCGGGCCATCCGCCCCTGCGCGCCTACGCGGTGAGCATGGGCAATCCCCACATGGTCCTCCTGGACCAGCCGCTGGAGGATGCCTCGCGCCTGGGGCCCCTGCTGGAGCACCACCCGTCCTTCCCGGACCGCACCAACGTGGAGTTCGTCCGTGTGGACTCGGACGGCCTCACCGTGGTGGTCTGGGAGCGAGGCTGCGGCCTCACCCAGGCCTGTGGGACGGGCGCCTGCGCGTCCGCCGTGGCCGCCGTGCTGGCCAAACGGCTCCCGGCCGATGCCTGGCTGCGCGTCACCCTGCCAGGGGGAGACCTGCGCATCCGCGTCCCCGCCGACCTGTCCGACATCCGCCTCCGTGGACCGGTGGCCTTCGTCTTCGAGGGCGTTGTCGCGATTCCCTCGGGCCGGTAA
- a CDS encoding serine/threonine-protein kinase, translating into MHVAGRLNETYEEELLLAMDEGLLSGEEVAVLREEALRLRRGPLELLRERGRLSEDSLVALRGELASESTDPSAGRPLEAATLTPVTPGVSPPPAVEPDGPTFPVPDWDRYQPVRFLGQGGMGRVFLAYDPMLRRNVALKFVRGDDPELARRFLSEARAQARVRHERVCEVYEVGEVRGRGYIAMRFVDGQPLGQLARSLTLEQKVLVLRQAAEGVHAAHGAGLIHRDIKPGNILVERTEDGGLAPFVMDFGLARDWREEGAAPNAVQGTPHYMAPEQARGEVSRLDRRADIYALGATLYSLLTGRPPFTGATEVEVITRLQHEEPAPPRALDADIPSDLEAIVLKCLEKQRPARYDSARALAEDLERFLEGEPVLARQGLGYRLRRKARKHRVALTLGSAALTVVLLALIQAGIARSEVAERERLTRRFTERVERIEASARYSALSRLHDTREDRRELRASMDALEAEVREAGPHALGPGQYALGRALLVLDERDAARKRLEAAWAQGYREPRVAWALAQVLGDLYQERLLLDVERRSPEQREVRRKELEQNYRDPALAYLRQAEGPDVPVPPLYVKALFAFYEGRHEEALTHLEAMGRAQPWFYEAPLLQGDVLLARATQRWHQGDKAGSQEDLDAGRRAYAAAVATAESQPMGHYVLARLELAALVMELYGEGNVLPHYERGVEAATRALTAAPDHHRSLVVLSRLHRRLAEQRTSQGREDAEPLLEKSIHAAREALALAPPSDRVALELAITHRLWARYRQERGQDPSEQLRLSIEAFERLRPEERDYAFHANLGLTYQVWADAEAERGVDPLEHQGKAIDAYLEAIRVRENQADAWINLGNALRRRASNPRAADAAGDLTRARDALAKALALNPGNVVASFRGAEISEQLARWRWSHGEPFQADLEQALALFRQGLGINAKLPPLHNGLGVALLWQAEQRWEEGGAPEPLLQQAQAAFEEARTLAPRQVYAHNNLGEVWTLTAAFQSARRENPGPSGRAAVEAYRQALSLQPQDADLWANLGRVQTLLATWSMETGGDPRAELAKAEESLARATALNPRQGHTWRNTGEARALKARWLAHRGAAQESDFELASQAFQQALSLEPRRHDYRLTTARFQLDWAAWRQQRNEDAAPLLNQGLALVAEVLADRPRWARAQALRGGGLLALAETRASSEQRQAWRIEGQEALRQALARNPHLEFEWSGRLGAAREPLAGPPTP; encoded by the coding sequence GTGCACGTGGCGGGGCGATTGAATGAGACGTACGAGGAGGAGCTCCTCCTCGCGATGGACGAAGGACTGCTCTCCGGCGAGGAGGTGGCGGTCCTGCGTGAGGAAGCGCTCCGCCTGCGGCGTGGCCCTCTGGAGCTGCTGCGAGAGCGAGGCCGGCTGTCCGAGGACTCCCTGGTGGCGCTCCGTGGCGAGCTCGCCTCCGAGAGCACGGACCCGAGCGCCGGCCGGCCGCTCGAGGCCGCCACCCTGACGCCTGTCACCCCGGGCGTGTCCCCGCCCCCCGCCGTGGAGCCGGACGGCCCCACCTTCCCGGTGCCGGACTGGGACCGCTACCAGCCCGTGCGCTTCCTGGGCCAGGGTGGCATGGGCCGGGTGTTCCTGGCGTATGACCCCATGCTCCGCCGCAACGTGGCGCTGAAGTTCGTGCGCGGGGACGACCCGGAGCTGGCCCGGCGCTTCCTCTCCGAGGCCCGCGCGCAGGCCCGCGTCCGACACGAGCGGGTGTGCGAGGTGTACGAGGTCGGCGAGGTGCGCGGCCGGGGCTACATCGCCATGCGCTTCGTGGACGGCCAGCCGCTGGGACAGCTGGCGCGGTCGCTCACGCTGGAGCAGAAGGTGCTGGTGCTGCGCCAGGCCGCCGAGGGCGTGCACGCCGCCCATGGCGCGGGCCTCATCCACCGCGACATCAAGCCCGGCAACATCCTGGTGGAGCGCACCGAGGACGGCGGGCTGGCCCCCTTCGTCATGGACTTCGGTCTGGCGCGTGACTGGCGCGAGGAAGGCGCCGCGCCCAACGCCGTGCAGGGCACCCCGCACTACATGGCCCCGGAGCAGGCGCGCGGCGAGGTGTCCCGCCTGGACCGGCGCGCGGACATCTACGCGCTGGGCGCCACGCTCTACTCGCTCCTCACCGGCCGGCCGCCCTTCACCGGCGCCACCGAGGTGGAGGTCATCACCCGGCTCCAGCACGAAGAGCCGGCGCCGCCGCGCGCGCTCGACGCCGACATTCCGTCGGACCTGGAAGCCATCGTCCTCAAGTGCCTGGAGAAGCAGCGGCCCGCCCGCTACGACTCGGCGCGGGCGCTGGCGGAGGACCTGGAGCGGTTCCTCGAAGGAGAGCCCGTCCTCGCGCGACAGGGACTGGGCTACCGCCTGCGCCGCAAGGCCCGCAAGCACCGGGTGGCGCTGACGTTGGGCTCCGCGGCCTTGACGGTGGTGTTGCTGGCGCTCATCCAGGCGGGCATCGCCCGCAGCGAGGTGGCCGAGCGCGAACGCCTCACGCGCCGCTTCACCGAGCGGGTGGAGCGCATCGAGGCCTCCGCGCGCTACTCCGCCCTGTCCCGCCTGCACGACACCCGTGAAGACCGGCGCGAGCTGCGCGCCAGCATGGACGCGCTGGAGGCCGAGGTGCGCGAGGCGGGCCCCCACGCACTGGGCCCCGGTCAGTACGCCCTGGGCCGCGCGTTGCTCGTGTTGGATGAGCGGGACGCCGCGCGCAAGCGCCTGGAGGCCGCATGGGCCCAGGGCTACCGCGAGCCCCGGGTGGCCTGGGCGTTGGCGCAGGTGCTGGGAGACCTCTACCAGGAGCGGCTGCTGCTGGACGTGGAGCGCCGCAGCCCGGAGCAGCGCGAGGTCCGCCGCAAGGAGCTGGAGCAGAACTACCGGGACCCGGCCCTGGCCTACCTGCGCCAGGCCGAAGGCCCCGACGTCCCCGTCCCACCGCTGTATGTGAAGGCGCTGTTCGCCTTCTACGAGGGCCGCCACGAAGAGGCCCTGACCCACCTGGAGGCCATGGGCCGCGCGCAGCCCTGGTTCTACGAAGCACCCTTGCTGCAAGGCGACGTGCTGCTGGCGCGGGCCACGCAGCGTTGGCACCAGGGCGACAAGGCCGGCTCGCAGGAGGACCTGGACGCGGGCCGCCGCGCCTATGCCGCCGCCGTCGCTACCGCGGAGAGCCAGCCCATGGGCCACTACGTCCTGGCGCGCCTGGAGCTGGCCGCGCTGGTGATGGAGTTGTACGGCGAAGGCAACGTGCTGCCCCACTATGAGCGCGGCGTGGAGGCGGCGACCCGCGCGCTCACCGCCGCGCCGGATCACCACCGCTCGCTGGTCGTCCTCTCCCGCCTGCACCGCCGGCTCGCGGAGCAGCGCACCAGCCAGGGACGCGAGGACGCCGAGCCGCTGCTGGAGAAGTCCATCCACGCCGCGCGCGAGGCCCTGGCCCTGGCGCCGCCCAGCGACCGTGTCGCGCTGGAGCTCGCCATCACCCACAGGCTGTGGGCCCGCTACCGCCAGGAGCGCGGGCAGGACCCGAGCGAGCAGCTCCGTCTGTCCATCGAGGCCTTCGAGCGCCTGCGCCCCGAGGAGCGCGACTATGCCTTCCACGCCAACCTGGGCCTGACCTATCAGGTGTGGGCGGACGCGGAAGCCGAGCGCGGCGTGGACCCGCTGGAGCACCAGGGAAAGGCGATTGACGCGTACCTGGAGGCCATCCGCGTACGGGAGAACCAGGCCGACGCGTGGATCAACCTGGGCAACGCCCTGCGCCGCCGCGCTTCGAATCCACGCGCCGCCGACGCCGCGGGAGATTTGACGCGGGCTCGTGACGCACTGGCGAAGGCGCTGGCGCTCAATCCCGGCAACGTCGTGGCCAGCTTCCGCGGCGCGGAAATCTCCGAGCAGCTGGCGCGCTGGCGCTGGAGCCACGGCGAGCCCTTCCAGGCGGACCTGGAGCAGGCGCTGGCCCTGTTCAGACAGGGGCTGGGCATCAACGCGAAGCTCCCCCCGCTCCACAACGGACTGGGCGTGGCGCTGCTGTGGCAGGCCGAGCAACGCTGGGAGGAAGGCGGCGCCCCCGAGCCTCTGCTCCAGCAGGCGCAGGCGGCCTTCGAGGAAGCCCGGACGCTGGCCCCCAGACAGGTGTACGCCCACAACAACCTGGGCGAGGTGTGGACCCTGACCGCCGCCTTCCAGTCCGCGCGCAGGGAGAATCCAGGACCGAGTGGCCGCGCCGCCGTGGAAGCCTACCGTCAGGCGCTCTCGCTCCAGCCCCAGGACGCCGACCTCTGGGCCAATCTCGGCCGCGTGCAGACACTGCTGGCGACGTGGAGCATGGAGACCGGCGGTGACCCACGGGCGGAGCTGGCGAAGGCCGAAGAGTCCCTGGCGCGGGCCACCGCGCTGAATCCCCGCCAGGGCCACACGTGGCGCAACACGGGCGAGGCCCGCGCGCTCAAGGCCCGCTGGCTGGCACACCGGGGCGCCGCCCAGGAATCGGACTTCGAGCTCGCGTCACAGGCCTTCCAGCAAGCCCTGTCCCTGGAGCCGCGCCGGCATGACTACCGGCTGACCACCGCGAGATTCCAGCTCGACTGGGCCGCGTGGCGTCAGCAGCGGAACGAGGACGCCGCGCCGCTGCTGAACCAGGGGCTCGCGCTCGTGGCGGAAGTCCTGGCGGACCGGCCCAGGTGGGCGCGGGCCCAGGCGCTTCGTGGCGGCGGGCTGCTCGCCCTGGCGGAGACGCGCGCCTCCTCGGAGCAACGCCAGGCCTGGCGTATCGAGGGCCAGGAGGCGTTGCGGCAAGCACTGGCCCGCAACCCTCACCTGGAATTCGAATGGAGTGGCCGGCTCGGCGCGGCTCGCGAGCCACTGGCCGGCCCTCCTACGCCCTGA
- a CDS encoding SHOCT domain-containing protein — MLTAVLTILPFLLFSLVGFGAARFFFYSHAQKKRLREHGTAGEATILRMERTSMKINRSYVYDFLLEFEVPGLPTYRRQHRSRAHDWKAFILEPGVRLKVKIDPNDPQRFVVLGPVNQQRPQSIQALVAAATGFTEARTVAPADPVKALKDLQSMLDNELITQDEYAQKKAEILSRL, encoded by the coding sequence GTGCTGACCGCGGTCCTGACGATATTGCCCTTCCTGCTCTTCTCACTCGTCGGCTTCGGCGCTGCGAGGTTCTTCTTCTATTCGCACGCGCAGAAGAAGCGCCTCCGCGAGCACGGAACCGCTGGCGAGGCCACCATCCTCCGGATGGAGCGCACGTCGATGAAGATCAACAGGAGCTACGTCTACGACTTCCTGCTGGAGTTCGAGGTACCGGGCCTCCCCACCTACAGGCGGCAGCACCGCAGCCGGGCGCATGATTGGAAGGCCTTCATCCTGGAGCCCGGCGTGCGCCTCAAGGTGAAGATCGATCCGAACGACCCGCAGCGGTTCGTCGTCCTGGGGCCCGTCAATCAGCAGCGCCCCCAGAGCATCCAGGCCCTCGTCGCGGCGGCCACTGGCTTCACCGAGGCCAGAACCGTGGCCCCCGCGGACCCGGTGAAGGCCCTGAAGGACCTCCAGTCGATGCTCGACAACGAGCTCATCACGCAGGACGAATACGCGCAGAAGAAGGCGGAGATTCTCTCGCGTCTTTGA
- a CDS encoding sigma 54-interacting transcriptional regulator, which produces MQQKLAADMSTTAGRAQAGQSPVALSVPALTIVSHPQPQRIGERLLLEVLASQGRTAALSRNAPDFSRPGGLMALPLGDPFLSRKPVEFEPGPRGGLRMLVPEDGTQVRVANEPVVGGREFSREELSAGVPLVLADRVVLLLHLASSFRQPGVLDLGIVGHGEGIHRVREDIIRVADLAVPVLIRGETGTGKELVARAIHASGPRRAGPFVSVNLGALAKELVAAELFGAQRGAYTGASRDREGFFRAAEGGTLFLDEVGEAPPEVQAALLRVLETGEIYPVGGHTPVPVDVRLVSATDAHLEARIQERTFKAPLLHRLAGFEILVPPLRERREDVGLLFLHFARQELEAMGEGGQLTSADPRAEPWLPAALAVRLVRHAWSGNIRQLRNVTRQLVIGSRGMPGLRADERLEQVLDADAQPVPGRPLTVRTGEEGGDGAKAPRRKPAEVGEQELLEALRACSWDLKATADWLGIPRPSVYVLIDKSSLLRTARDLSPEEITRCFHECEGDLDKMVQQLEVSKRALQRRVRELGLSGG; this is translated from the coding sequence ATGCAGCAGAAACTCGCCGCAGACATGTCGACCACCGCGGGCCGCGCACAGGCCGGGCAGAGCCCGGTGGCGCTCTCCGTGCCTGCCTTGACGATCGTGTCCCATCCCCAGCCGCAGCGCATTGGCGAGCGGCTGTTGCTGGAGGTGCTCGCGTCCCAGGGGCGCACGGCGGCCCTTTCTCGCAACGCGCCGGACTTCTCCCGGCCCGGGGGGCTCATGGCCCTCCCGTTGGGAGACCCATTCCTCAGCCGCAAGCCGGTGGAGTTCGAGCCCGGCCCACGAGGTGGCCTCCGGATGTTGGTGCCGGAGGACGGCACCCAGGTGCGCGTGGCGAACGAGCCCGTCGTGGGCGGCCGGGAGTTCTCTCGCGAGGAGCTGTCCGCTGGAGTGCCGCTGGTGCTGGCCGACCGCGTGGTGCTGTTGCTCCACCTGGCCTCGTCCTTCCGCCAGCCGGGCGTGCTGGACCTGGGCATCGTCGGCCACGGTGAGGGCATCCACCGCGTGCGCGAGGACATCATCCGGGTGGCTGACCTCGCCGTGCCGGTGCTCATCCGCGGCGAGACGGGCACGGGCAAGGAGCTGGTGGCGCGCGCCATCCACGCCAGCGGTCCCCGCCGCGCCGGTCCCTTCGTCAGCGTCAACCTGGGAGCGCTCGCCAAGGAGCTGGTCGCCGCGGAGCTCTTCGGCGCGCAGCGCGGGGCCTATACGGGCGCCAGCCGGGACCGGGAAGGCTTCTTCCGCGCGGCCGAGGGCGGGACGCTCTTCCTCGATGAAGTTGGCGAGGCGCCGCCCGAGGTGCAGGCCGCGCTGCTTCGCGTGCTGGAGACGGGAGAAATCTATCCGGTGGGCGGCCATACGCCGGTGCCTGTCGACGTCCGGCTGGTCTCCGCCACGGACGCGCATCTGGAGGCCCGCATCCAGGAGCGCACCTTCAAGGCCCCGCTGCTGCACCGGCTGGCCGGCTTTGAAATCCTGGTGCCTCCGCTGCGCGAGCGCCGCGAGGACGTGGGCCTGCTCTTCCTCCACTTCGCCCGCCAGGAACTGGAGGCCATGGGGGAGGGCGGTCAGTTGACGTCCGCGGACCCGCGCGCCGAGCCCTGGTTGCCCGCGGCCCTGGCCGTCCGGCTGGTGCGCCACGCGTGGTCCGGCAACATCCGCCAGCTGCGCAACGTCACCCGTCAGCTCGTCATTGGCAGCCGGGGCATGCCGGGGCTGCGCGCTGATGAGCGGCTGGAGCAGGTGCTGGACGCGGACGCGCAGCCAGTCCCCGGGCGTCCGTTGACCGTGCGCACGGGGGAGGAGGGGGGCGACGGCGCGAAGGCTCCGCGGCGCAAGCCCGCGGAGGTGGGTGAACAGGAGTTGCTGGAGGCATTGCGCGCCTGCTCCTGGGACCTGAAGGCCACCGCGGACTGGCTGGGCATTCCCCGGCCGTCCGTCTACGTCCTCATCGACAAGAGCTCGCTCCTGCGCACCGCGCGCGACTTGAGCCCCGAGGAAATCACCCGCTGCTTCCACGAGTGCGAGGGTGACCTCGACAAGATGGTGCAGCAGCTGGAGGTCTCCAAGCGCGCGCTCCAGCGGCGGGTCCGGGAGCTGGGCCTCAGTGGTGGGTAG
- a CDS encoding GGDEF domain-containing response regulator has protein sequence MAGPILVVDDDLFFRQLASDLLTHNGHRVVAVENATLALEEAARTSFDLVITDVVMPGVDGFALTARLRERDPDQEVILVSHRTDIRNSEVALRSGAADCLTKPVDANDMLLAVDRALERASLRRERTQLRDENLEFARFHNLHQRCLELLSHPDLEWLQERLTSELAAICDAQSAALWVVDDRGDLVLRAYRGLLDRQFLAEKMSPEGPLSGRLREAQPWLARDERSSVMYVPLVASGEVVGLAQLSDPLSGDFRPEHSRDARVLGDFAAVGLKNGRKMLALQRLGLRDRETAAYNLSYFTDYASKEIYKARRYGRTFSLLTFSIDNLPLVRVRQGAADAKKAVRGIIKALSKIIRDSDVIAKASDQEFYLLLPETDFFGALMFVRRAVAAVREEPEAMEVDQRLPLAMVGGASTFPKDGEDFDELVHRCRRRMDERRASLQRRLMLDGLPFWDEVDLLLGTPNSPRLPVDERSEPSRRGKVSDVLFDELQAEIAREMMRDPGSRGLLYVGGPEIRTDLNIAAGLESAPPDLASRIYLLGRRVDLESHPALTPVFLEGDDRIARHEFILWLSENAAYALIQRRGHGATWGFHTSDTAVVDGLISKLQAEYDLQPY, from the coding sequence GTGGCCGGACCCATCCTCGTCGTCGACGACGACCTGTTCTTCCGTCAGCTCGCCAGCGACTTGCTCACGCATAACGGGCATCGCGTGGTGGCCGTGGAGAACGCAACGCTCGCGCTCGAAGAGGCGGCACGCACGTCGTTCGACCTGGTCATCACCGATGTGGTGATGCCAGGCGTGGACGGCTTCGCTCTCACCGCGCGCCTGCGCGAGCGGGACCCCGACCAGGAGGTCATCCTCGTCAGCCATCGCACCGACATCCGGAACTCGGAGGTGGCGCTGCGCTCGGGCGCGGCGGACTGTCTCACCAAGCCGGTGGACGCCAACGACATGCTGCTCGCCGTGGACCGGGCGCTGGAGCGCGCGTCCCTGCGCCGCGAGCGGACGCAGCTTCGTGACGAGAACCTGGAGTTCGCCCGCTTCCACAACCTGCACCAGCGCTGCCTGGAGCTCCTGTCCCATCCCGACCTGGAGTGGCTCCAGGAGCGGCTCACCTCGGAGCTGGCGGCCATCTGCGACGCGCAGAGCGCCGCGCTGTGGGTGGTGGACGACCGGGGAGACCTGGTGCTGCGGGCCTACCGTGGGCTGTTGGACCGACAGTTCCTCGCGGAGAAGATGAGCCCGGAAGGGCCGCTGTCCGGACGGCTGCGCGAGGCCCAGCCGTGGCTGGCCCGCGACGAGCGCTCGTCGGTGATGTACGTGCCCCTGGTGGCGTCGGGGGAGGTCGTCGGGTTGGCGCAGCTCTCCGACCCGCTGTCGGGGGACTTCCGGCCCGAGCATTCGCGCGATGCTCGCGTGCTGGGTGACTTCGCGGCGGTGGGCCTGAAGAACGGCCGGAAGATGCTCGCGCTCCAGCGTCTGGGCCTGAGAGACCGCGAGACGGCGGCGTACAACCTCAGCTACTTCACCGACTACGCGTCCAAGGAAATCTACAAGGCCCGGCGCTACGGGCGGACGTTCTCCCTGCTGACCTTCTCCATCGACAACCTGCCGCTGGTGCGCGTGCGCCAGGGCGCGGCGGACGCGAAGAAGGCGGTGCGCGGCATCATCAAGGCGCTCAGTAAAATCATCCGCGACTCGGACGTCATCGCGAAGGCGAGCGACCAGGAGTTCTACCTCCTGCTGCCGGAGACGGACTTCTTCGGGGCGCTGATGTTCGTGCGCCGTGCCGTGGCCGCCGTGCGCGAGGAGCCCGAGGCCATGGAGGTGGACCAGCGCCTCCCGCTGGCGATGGTGGGCGGGGCCAGCACCTTCCCCAAGGATGGCGAGGACTTTGACGAGCTGGTGCACCGCTGCCGTCGCCGCATGGACGAGCGGCGCGCGTCGTTGCAGCGCCGGCTGATGCTGGACGGGCTGCCCTTCTGGGACGAGGTGGACCTGCTGCTGGGCACGCCGAACAGCCCCCGGCTGCCGGTGGACGAGCGCTCCGAGCCGAGCCGCCGGGGCAAGGTGTCCGACGTCCTCTTCGACGAGCTCCAGGCGGAGATTGCCCGGGAGATGATGCGGGACCCAGGCTCGCGCGGCCTGCTGTACGTGGGCGGGCCGGAGATTCGCACGGACCTGAACATCGCCGCCGGGCTGGAGTCCGCGCCTCCAGATCTGGCGTCGCGCATCTACCTGCTGGGCCGCCGCGTCGACCTGGAGTCACACCCCGCGCTGACGCCCGTGTTCCTGGAAGGCGACGACCGCATCGCGCGGCACGAGTTCATCCTCTGGCTCTCCGAGAACGCGGCCTACGCGCTCATCCAGCGGCGGGGCCACGGAGCGACGTGGGGGTTCCACACCTCGGACACCGCGGTGGTGGACGGGCTCATCTCCAAGCTGCAGGCCGAATACGACCTGCAGCCCTACTGA